A genomic stretch from Nocardia wallacei includes:
- a CDS encoding discoidin domain-containing protein, protein MPSTSRPATSHRLRLSIGVAAAVVAVLVVAAIVVAVRSQPGTQRTFPCPGDSVSAAADWAPSSRSFTAGYEGHPFVGNGYLGLRVPPAGTGYVETGEITGYPMYTPRYDGAFAAGLYARDPAVAGGLEVAAALPNWSTLRVGVGDETFSSATPPAQVSNFRQTQYLRCGLVRTELTWTTRDGRATDLAYDVLTDRTDQHAAAVHLTLTPHWSGQATVTDLIDYAGARRLDRTAATAQPPLVSTEFRTRTTNVAGTVASVLDVGAAAIRPQDSGQQATVPVSSGQPYEITKFVGVDTALTAADPARSATDAAQRGATRGWSKVLAAQSEAWRQLWDSDIEVPGRPDVQLWARGALYSLYSATNSRQDNSIPPTGLSSDNYGGLIFWDADIWMYPGLLQLHPELARSVVEYRYKTLPAARENARRLGYSGAFYPWTSASTGDLWSECHSWSPPHCVTQIHLQGDIALAAWQYYLATKDLDYLRDRVWPIMSDLAEFWAARVSANPDGSYSIRDVAGPDEYSNGVDDGAYTNGVAAVTLRNATTAAALVGAPAPPEWTAVADRLRMPFDPREGIFVQYDGYRGERLKQADTVLLQYPLEWPMPPEVAARTLDYYAERTDPDGPAMTDSVHQIDAAANGEPGCAVGTYLDRSARPFARPPFGRFAEARGEKAGAADPLAGSPAFDFTTLAGGFVQEFTNGLAGLRLREDRVRLDPVLPPQLSDGVVVRGLHWQGRVFDVSVGPEHSTVTLRSGAPLPVETKNGVRQADPGESLRLPTRRPDRAPTVDAADCKTVLASSEQPGAYAEAAVDGNSATSWLPATATADLTVDLGQVDAVVKVAPEWRGPPPAAYDIAVSRDNRTWATVPRAADGALMTPSYARYVRVRIDGADTGASAGIRELDVVTR, encoded by the coding sequence GTGCCGTCAACTTCGCGACCGGCAACGAGCCACCGCCTCCGACTGTCGATCGGCGTCGCCGCGGCGGTCGTCGCCGTGCTGGTGGTCGCCGCGATCGTGGTCGCGGTGCGGTCGCAGCCGGGGACGCAGCGGACCTTCCCGTGTCCCGGCGACAGTGTGTCGGCGGCAGCGGACTGGGCGCCGTCGTCGCGGTCGTTCACCGCCGGGTACGAGGGGCATCCCTTCGTGGGCAACGGGTATCTCGGTCTGCGGGTGCCGCCCGCGGGCACGGGTTATGTGGAAACCGGCGAGATCACCGGCTACCCGATGTATACGCCGCGCTACGACGGCGCGTTCGCGGCCGGACTCTACGCCCGCGATCCGGCCGTGGCGGGCGGCCTGGAAGTCGCTGCGGCGCTACCGAACTGGTCGACGCTGCGGGTCGGCGTCGGTGACGAGACCTTCTCGTCCGCGACGCCGCCCGCCCAGGTATCGAATTTCCGGCAGACCCAGTACCTGCGCTGCGGGCTGGTTCGCACCGAACTGACCTGGACCACCCGCGACGGCCGTGCCACCGATCTGGCCTACGACGTGCTCACCGACCGCACCGACCAGCACGCGGCGGCGGTGCACCTGACCCTGACACCGCACTGGAGCGGGCAGGCGACCGTCACCGACCTGATCGACTACGCGGGCGCTCGCCGCCTGGACCGGACCGCCGCCACGGCGCAACCGCCGCTGGTGAGTACCGAATTCCGCACCAGGACAACGAATGTCGCGGGCACGGTGGCATCGGTGCTCGACGTCGGCGCGGCGGCGATCCGGCCGCAGGATTCCGGGCAGCAGGCGACGGTGCCGGTGTCGTCCGGGCAACCGTACGAGATCACCAAGTTCGTCGGCGTCGACACCGCGCTCACCGCCGCAGACCCCGCCCGGTCCGCGACCGATGCGGCACAGCGTGGCGCGACGCGCGGCTGGTCGAAAGTACTTGCGGCGCAATCGGAAGCCTGGCGGCAGCTGTGGGATTCCGATATCGAGGTACCCGGTCGGCCGGACGTGCAACTGTGGGCCCGAGGCGCGCTCTATTCGCTCTATTCGGCGACGAATTCCCGGCAGGACAACAGCATTCCGCCCACCGGATTGAGTAGCGACAACTACGGCGGCCTCATTTTCTGGGATGCCGACATCTGGATGTACCCGGGTCTACTGCAATTGCATCCCGAATTGGCGCGCTCGGTCGTCGAGTACCGCTACAAGACCCTGCCCGCGGCTCGTGAGAACGCGCGGCGGCTCGGCTATTCCGGCGCCTTCTATCCGTGGACCAGCGCGAGCACCGGCGACCTCTGGAGCGAATGTCACAGCTGGTCGCCGCCGCACTGCGTCACCCAGATCCATCTGCAGGGCGATATCGCGCTCGCCGCCTGGCAGTACTACCTGGCCACCAAGGACCTCGACTACCTGCGTGACCGCGTCTGGCCGATCATGTCGGACCTCGCCGAGTTCTGGGCCGCGCGGGTGAGCGCGAACCCCGACGGCAGCTATTCGATTCGCGATGTGGCCGGGCCGGACGAATACAGCAACGGCGTCGACGACGGCGCGTACACCAACGGCGTGGCCGCGGTGACACTGCGGAACGCGACGACCGCGGCCGCCCTCGTCGGCGCGCCCGCGCCACCGGAATGGACGGCCGTCGCCGACCGCCTGCGCATGCCCTTCGACCCACGCGAGGGCATCTTCGTGCAGTACGACGGCTATCGTGGGGAACGGCTCAAACAGGCCGATACGGTATTGCTGCAATATCCCCTGGAATGGCCGATGCCGCCCGAGGTGGCCGCGCGCACCCTCGACTACTACGCCGAGCGCACCGACCCGGACGGGCCCGCCATGACCGACTCGGTCCATCAGATCGACGCCGCCGCGAACGGCGAGCCGGGCTGTGCGGTCGGCACCTATCTGGACCGTTCGGCGCGGCCGTTCGCCCGTCCGCCGTTCGGCCGGTTCGCGGAGGCGCGCGGCGAGAAGGCCGGGGCCGCCGATCCGCTGGCCGGTTCGCCCGCCTTCGACTTCACCACTCTCGCAGGCGGTTTCGTGCAGGAGTTCACCAACGGACTGGCGGGACTGCGGCTGCGGGAGGATCGGGTGCGGCTGGATCCGGTGCTGCCGCCGCAACTCTCCGACGGCGTGGTGGTGCGCGGACTGCACTGGCAGGGCCGGGTTTTCGACGTGTCGGTGGGCCCCGAGCACAGCACCGTCACGCTGCGATCGGGAGCACCGCTGCCGGTGGAGACGAAAAACGGTGTGCGCCAGGCCGACCCGGGCGAGTCGCTGCGACTACCCACCCGCCGCCCCGACCGGGCGCCCACGGTGGACGCCGCCGACTGCAAGACCGTCCTCGCGTCCAGCGAACAGCCCGGCGCCTACGCCGAGGCCGCGGTCGACGGCAACTCGGCCACCAGCTGGCTACCCGCCACCGCCACCGCCGACCTGACCGTCGACCTCGGGCAGGTCGACGCGGTGGTGAAGGTCGCCCCCGAATGGCGCGGCCCGCCCCCGGCCGCGTACGACATCGCCGTCTCCCGCGACAACCGGACCTGGGCCACGGTGCCGCGGGCGGCCGACGGCGCGCTGATGACACCGTCGTACGCGCGCTACGTGCGCGTACGGATAGACGGCGCCGATACCGGCGCGTCGGCCGGAATCCGGGAGTTGGACGTCGTCACCCGGTAG
- a CDS encoding antibiotic biosynthesis monooxygenase family protein yields the protein MAVVKINAIEVPEGAGPELEKRFAHRAHAVDNSPGFLGFQLLRPVAGDNRYFVVTQWDSEESFAAWRDGPAKEAHAGDPSRKPVSTGASLLEFEVVLDVPAKS from the coding sequence ATGGCTGTTGTGAAGATCAATGCGATCGAGGTGCCCGAGGGCGCGGGCCCCGAACTGGAGAAGCGGTTCGCGCACCGCGCGCACGCCGTCGACAATTCGCCCGGCTTCCTGGGCTTCCAGTTGCTGCGCCCGGTGGCCGGTGACAACCGGTATTTCGTTGTGACGCAGTGGGATTCCGAGGAGTCCTTCGCGGCGTGGCGGGACGGCCCGGCCAAGGAGGCGCACGCGGGCGACCCGTCCCGCAAGCCGGTGTCGACCGGGGCGTCGCTGCTGGAGTTCGAGGTCGTGCTCGACGTTCCGGCGAAGTCCTAG